The Microbacterium phyllosphaerae region CGCGGTGTTGAGCGTGCCCGCGGGCAGTGTGACCGCGAAGCAGTAGTTGACCGTCGACGTGCCGTTGGCCGCGACGGCCTGGGTGCCGGTGCCGGCGGTGCCGATCGCGGAGTTGTCGGGCACCACCGCGGTCCCGGCCGTGTATGTGGTCGCGTTGCAGGCGACTCCCGCGATCGACCGCACCCCGTAGCGCAGGTACGTGCCCAGGCCTGTTCCCCCGGTCGACGCCACGCTGAGCTGCAGCGTCCCTGCGACCGACGGATTGGCGGTCTTGACGCTGAACAGCGCATAGACGGTCGACCCCGGCGCGAGCGCGTTGAACGGAGTGCTGAACGACAGCGCGCCCGGCGTGCCGACGGGGTGATTCGTGAACGTCGTACCGTCGACCGCACCGACGATGTCGAATCGACCCGCGGTGAAGGTCGCGGTGCCGTACTCCGAGTCGTTCCAGGCGGCGAGAGTGGCCGTCGTGCCGATGCCGAGCACCAGCCCTCCCGCGAGCAGGGCGCGCACCCGACGCACGAGCAGCCGCTTCCGCTCCCGCATGCGTCTGCGGGTCTCGGCCATGATCAGTTCGCGGTCGACGTCGCCGTGAACTTCCAGGTCGCGGTGGCCGATGCGCCCTGAGTCAGGCCGGCGCCTCCGGTGACCGCGAAGCAGAGCTGGACGGCGGTTCCGGCCGTTCCCGCGGTGGCCCCCTTCGTGAGCGGTACCGACGTGGGCGCGGTCTGGGCGCTCAACGTCGTGCCCGTGGCCACGACGGTGCCCGTCGCTCCCGCACCGCAGGTGGCTCCCGGCGCTATGGCTGTGACGACGTAGGAGAGATTGGCCTCATTGCCACCGGTGCCGGCGGTGACACCCGTCGGGAGCAAGGTCGCACTGTTGGTCGTGGTGCTGTCGAGACGCACCCAGAACGGTGCGTAGACGACATCGCCGGGGGCCATGGACGACGCCACCGCAGGCAGCTGGAAGACGAGCGACGCGGCGGAACCGCCCGTGTCGACGTTGTGACTCGCGTAGCCTCCCGTCGCGC contains the following coding sequences:
- a CDS encoding SipW-dependent-type signal peptide-containing protein; translated protein: MAETRRRMRERKRLLVRRVRALLAGGLVLGIGTTATLAAWNDSEYGTATFTAGRFDIVGAVDGTTFTNHPVGTPGALSFSTPFNALAPGSTVYALFSVKTANPSVAGTLQLSVASTGGTGLGTYLRYGVRSIAGVACNATTYTAGTAVVPDNSAIGTAGTGTQAVAANGTSTVNYCFAVTLPAGTLNTAQGLTAIQTWQITGTSS
- a CDS encoding SipW-dependent-type signal peptide-containing protein — protein: MSTKDTQRKVLAVLAGGLVLGVGIGVTLAAWNDSEFATGTFTAGSFNLEGSTTSATGGYASHNVDTGGSAASLVFQLPAVASSMAPGDVVYAPFWVRLDSTTTNSATLLPTGVTAGTGGNEANLSYVVTAIAPGATCGAGATGTVVATGTTLSAQTAPTSVPLTKGATAGTAGTAVQLCFAVTGGAGLTQGASATATWKFTATSTAN